From one Actinopolyspora saharensis genomic stretch:
- a CDS encoding ATP-dependent helicase: protein MSTFSVPTLVRSGEQSAPRLRWSEAQRRVIDGANGFLRILGGPGTGKTTLLAEAVAERLLDGRATADDTLVLTANRTTAALMRSAVNSRLLADESSVTTGRAPLVRTVHSYAFGVLRLRASRDGTPQPRLLNGPEQDLRIRQLLEGDLEDGAEYWPESLRAALRTEGFVTELRDLLMRAAERGVGPNELVALGRRHERPEWVAAGIFGRQYERVTQLGGASGDTAPPLDAAELVSAALAAFDSDAELLAAERTRVRHLVVDDAQNLDPQQYRLCRRIGDTASEFLLGGDPDQAVFSFRGADPSSLSEADPSGERTLVLGADHRMSTRVRRAVRRLAARLPGSGEQRRLFGADLAEDSGHRDEGGEQSADGGVQVRLLASQAQQAAWVADQLRRAHLLRGVAWSDMAVIVKSTGISLPVLRRALLAAGVPLELGDEEIPLARRPAVRPLLTLLRCAARPSDLDSDTAEYLLGSLLGGADSLALRRLRRGLRRLDLEAGNDRPSGEVLVEALWDADRLAALQGSTAEPARRVSALLDAAGRACARGQSVEDVLWRIWKDSGVEQTLLARSERGGVGGARADRDLDAVVALFDEAARYVDRLPGADAASFVEHLENQRISGDTLAPSAPGGDAVSVLTAHAAVGREWEVVAVPDVQEGIWPDLRLRGSLLGVERLVDVLSGVDSPDVVSASAPLLAEERRLLLVAASRARRTLLVGAVRGEEEQPSRFLDELDGTDEDPETEQRQVARPERGLSLPELVGELRQVVNDDTAGTERRRHAAAQLARLADAGVRGAHPDSWYGLPEPSSSAPLVGEDEPVRVSPSTVEVLSTCPLRWMIERHGGQDAAELASVAGTVVHSLVQAAAEGADRQRLEQALDQAWESVDAGAPWYSRRERERVRGMLDSFLAWLDSSRAELEQVAVERDLDLTVPAREGGHQLRLRGRVDRLEKDGGGRPVIVDIKTSKTPVSKERAGQHTQLAVYQLAAALGAFGAEETREPGGARLVYVAKPESRSGAATERVQRGFDEEEVRGWLDVVHEAAAAGTGPEFRAVENAECPRCPVRTSCPVHSSGRQVGQ from the coding sequence GTGTCGACCTTCTCCGTTCCGACCCTCGTGCGTTCCGGTGAGCAGAGCGCTCCACGGCTTCGGTGGTCCGAAGCGCAGCGCCGGGTCATCGACGGCGCGAACGGATTCCTGCGAATCCTCGGCGGTCCGGGTACCGGCAAGACGACGCTGCTGGCCGAGGCGGTCGCCGAGCGACTGCTCGACGGCAGGGCCACCGCCGACGACACCCTCGTGCTGACCGCCAATCGCACCACGGCCGCGCTGATGCGCAGCGCCGTCAACAGCCGTCTGCTGGCCGACGAGTCCTCCGTCACCACGGGGCGCGCTCCGCTGGTGCGCACGGTGCACTCCTACGCCTTCGGCGTGCTGCGGCTGCGGGCCAGCCGCGACGGCACACCGCAGCCGAGACTGCTCAACGGCCCCGAGCAGGACCTGCGGATCCGCCAACTGCTCGAGGGCGACCTCGAGGACGGGGCGGAGTACTGGCCGGAGTCGTTGCGCGCGGCGCTGCGCACCGAGGGCTTCGTGACCGAGCTGCGCGATCTGCTGATGCGCGCCGCCGAGCGCGGAGTGGGGCCGAACGAGCTGGTGGCGCTCGGCCGGCGGCACGAGCGCCCGGAGTGGGTAGCGGCCGGGATCTTCGGGCGGCAGTACGAGCGCGTCACCCAGCTCGGAGGGGCGAGCGGGGACACCGCACCACCGCTGGACGCTGCTGAACTGGTCTCCGCGGCCCTGGCGGCCTTCGACTCCGACGCGGAGTTGTTGGCGGCGGAGCGGACCAGGGTGCGGCACCTGGTGGTGGACGACGCCCAGAACCTGGACCCGCAGCAGTACCGCCTGTGCAGGCGCATCGGGGACACGGCGTCCGAGTTCCTGCTCGGCGGCGACCCAGACCAGGCGGTTTTCTCCTTCAGGGGCGCCGATCCCAGCAGTCTGTCCGAAGCGGACCCGAGTGGGGAGCGGACCCTGGTTCTCGGGGCCGATCACCGGATGTCGACGCGCGTGCGCAGGGCGGTGCGGCGCTTGGCCGCGCGTCTTCCCGGCTCGGGGGAGCAGCGCCGGCTCTTCGGAGCGGACCTCGCCGAGGACTCCGGACATCGGGACGAGGGGGGCGAGCAGTCCGCGGACGGGGGCGTCCAGGTTCGGCTGCTGGCCTCGCAGGCCCAGCAGGCGGCGTGGGTGGCCGACCAGCTGCGCCGAGCGCACCTGCTGCGCGGGGTGGCGTGGTCGGACATGGCCGTGATCGTCAAGTCCACCGGGATCTCGCTGCCGGTGCTGCGCAGGGCGTTGCTGGCCGCAGGGGTCCCGCTGGAACTCGGGGACGAGGAGATCCCGCTGGCACGACGCCCGGCCGTGCGTCCGTTGCTGACGCTGCTGCGGTGCGCGGCACGTCCGTCCGATCTGGACTCGGACACGGCCGAGTACCTGCTCGGTTCGCTGCTCGGAGGGGCGGACTCGTTGGCCCTGCGACGACTGCGGCGCGGGCTCCGCAGGTTGGACCTGGAGGCGGGCAACGATCGCCCGAGCGGTGAGGTGCTGGTCGAGGCGCTGTGGGACGCGGACAGGCTGGCCGCGCTGCAGGGGAGCACGGCGGAACCGGCTCGCCGGGTGTCCGCGCTGCTCGACGCGGCCGGGCGGGCCTGCGCGCGCGGGCAGAGCGTCGAGGACGTCCTGTGGCGGATCTGGAAGGACAGCGGGGTGGAGCAGACCCTGCTGGCGCGTTCCGAGCGGGGAGGCGTCGGCGGGGCGCGGGCCGATCGCGACCTGGACGCGGTGGTCGCGCTGTTCGACGAGGCCGCGCGGTACGTGGACCGACTCCCCGGGGCGGACGCGGCCTCGTTCGTCGAGCACCTGGAGAACCAGCGCATCTCCGGTGACACGCTGGCACCGAGCGCACCCGGTGGGGACGCGGTGTCCGTGCTGACCGCGCACGCGGCAGTGGGGCGCGAGTGGGAAGTGGTGGCGGTGCCCGACGTGCAGGAGGGCATCTGGCCGGACCTGCGGTTGCGCGGATCGCTGCTCGGGGTCGAGCGCCTGGTGGACGTTCTGTCCGGTGTGGATTCCCCGGACGTGGTCTCCGCCTCGGCGCCGCTGCTGGCCGAGGAACGTCGCCTGCTGCTGGTCGCGGCCAGCCGGGCGCGCAGGACGCTGCTGGTCGGCGCCGTGCGCGGTGAGGAGGAGCAGCCGTCCAGGTTCCTGGACGAACTGGACGGCACCGACGAGGACCCAGAGACGGAGCAGCGCCAGGTCGCCAGGCCCGAGCGCGGCCTGAGCCTTCCCGAGCTGGTGGGTGAGCTGCGTCAGGTGGTCAACGACGACACCGCGGGAACGGAGCGTCGCCGTCACGCGGCCGCGCAGCTGGCCAGGCTCGCGGATGCCGGGGTGCGGGGGGCGCACCCGGACAGCTGGTACGGGCTTCCCGAACCGTCCAGCTCCGCCCCGCTGGTGGGCGAGGACGAACCGGTCCGGGTGAGCCCGTCCACGGTGGAAGTGCTGTCGACCTGCCCGCTGCGGTGGATGATCGAGCGGCACGGCGGTCAGGACGCGGCCGAACTGGCTTCGGTCGCCGGTACCGTGGTGCACTCGCTCGTCCAGGCCGCGGCCGAGGGGGCCGACCGGCAACGGCTCGAGCAGGCCCTGGATCAGGCCTGGGAGTCCGTGGACGCGGGAGCTCCCTGGTACTCCCGCAGGGAGCGCGAGCGGGTGCGCGGGATGCTGGACTCGTTCCTCGCGTGGTTGGACTCATCGCGCGCCGAGCTGGAACAGGTCGCGGTGGAACGCGACCTGGACCTGACGGTGCCCGCGCGGGAGGGCGGACACCAGCTGCGGCTGCGGGGCCGGGTGGACCGGCTGGAGAAGGACGGCGGTGGCAGACCGGTGATCGTGGACATCAAGACCTCCAAGACCCCGGTGAGCAAGGAAAGGGCCGGGCAGCACACCCAACTGGCGGTTTACCAGCTCGCCGCCGCCCTGGGAGCTTTCGGCGCGGAGGAGACGCGCGAGCCCGGTGGGGCGCGGTTGGTCTACGTGGCCAAGCCGGAGTCCCGGAGCGGCGCGGCCACCGAGCGGGTGCAGCGCGGATTCGACGAGGAGGAGGTCCGCGGCTGGCTGGACGTGGTGCACGAGGCGGCCGCCGCGGGCACCGGTCCGGAGTTCCGCGCCGTCGAGAACGCGGAGTGCCCGCGCTGTCCCGTGCGGACCAGTTGTCCGGTGCACTCATCGGGAAGGCAGGTCGGTCAGTGA
- a CDS encoding uroporphyrinogen-III synthase, which yields MGSKTEEPLRGYAVGVTAERKAEELASLLNRRGADVVQAPAMHTVPLPRDGALAESTAEVLASEVDYVVATTGVGFRGWIEAADTAGNGAALRERLSAATLLARGSKAVGAIRGAGLEVAWSAPSEEASEVLDHLLTRELRGRRVVVQVHGDPMTWFRERLVEAGAEVIAVMVYRWTDPLEPEKLDDLIDRVIDGRVHALAFTSAPAAANLLGRAERIGRSAELHEALGSGVLLGCVGSVTAAPLVEAGLDCALPERARTASLVRLIAERLPELR from the coding sequence GTGGGCTCGAAAACGGAGGAACCGCTGCGCGGTTACGCGGTCGGAGTGACCGCGGAACGCAAGGCCGAGGAACTGGCGTCGTTGCTGAACCGACGCGGGGCGGACGTGGTGCAGGCCCCCGCGATGCACACCGTCCCGCTGCCGCGGGACGGAGCGTTGGCCGAGTCCACCGCCGAAGTGCTCGCCTCCGAGGTGGACTACGTGGTCGCCACCACGGGAGTGGGCTTTCGCGGCTGGATCGAGGCCGCCGACACCGCAGGCAACGGCGCGGCGCTGCGCGAGCGGCTGTCCGCGGCGACCCTGCTCGCACGCGGCTCCAAGGCCGTGGGTGCGATCCGCGGTGCCGGGCTCGAGGTGGCGTGGAGCGCCCCTTCGGAGGAGGCGAGCGAGGTCCTGGACCACCTGCTGACGCGCGAGCTGCGCGGCAGGCGCGTGGTCGTCCAGGTGCACGGTGACCCGATGACGTGGTTCCGCGAGCGCCTCGTCGAGGCGGGTGCGGAGGTGATCGCCGTGATGGTCTACCGGTGGACCGATCCGCTGGAGCCGGAGAAGCTGGACGACCTCATCGATCGGGTGATCGACGGCCGGGTGCACGCGCTGGCCTTCACCAGTGCCCCCGCCGCGGCGAACCTGCTGGGCCGGGCGGAGCGGATCGGGCGCTCCGCGGAGCTGCACGAGGCACTCGGCAGCGGTGTGCTGCTCGGTTGCGTGGGTTCGGTGACGGCGGCGCCGCTGGTGGAGGCGGGACTGGACTGCGCGTTGCCGGAGCGCGCGCGGACCGCCTCGCTGGTGCGCCTGATCGCGGAGCGGCTCCCCGAGCTGCGCTGA
- a CDS encoding MGMT family protein: protein MDERTWEHVRTVVTTIPPGYVLGYGDVARHAGLRSARVVGRILAEDGADLPWHRVLRSNGSVAEHLRHEQLERLRAEGVLADRGRVDMRRYRWQPSEPFELPDPE from the coding sequence GTGGACGAGCGGACCTGGGAGCACGTTCGGACGGTCGTCACCACCATCCCCCCGGGGTACGTCCTCGGCTACGGCGACGTCGCGCGGCACGCGGGGCTGCGTTCCGCCCGCGTGGTCGGGCGGATCCTCGCCGAGGACGGCGCGGACCTGCCCTGGCACAGGGTGCTCCGCTCGAACGGGAGCGTGGCCGAGCACCTGCGTCACGAGCAGCTGGAACGGCTCCGCGCCGAGGGGGTGCTCGCCGATCGGGGGCGGGTGGACATGCGTCGCTACCGGTGGCAACCGTCCGAGCCCTTCGAACTTCCCGATCCGGAGTGA
- a CDS encoding TIGR02569 family protein: MSATAEPPPTHVRAAFGARGEEVELLDGGLAWRCGEEDAVLLKLAANTAEAAWVARVLDTLDPEETRLARPLRSTDGRWVVSGWSARRDLVGRPEPRHDEVVAMSLRLHAATSRLDKPRFVDSRQDIYALADRMAWGEANMSLSPEKGGRLFDVLATSRKQVALRPQVVHGDLFGNVLFSGNAPPGLIDFVPFWRPAEWAAAVVVIDALAWGGSDPAIVERWSHLAEWPQMLLRALLFRLALHALHPRAGTASLGGLESASQTVLEVL; this comes from the coding sequence GTGAGTGCTACGGCCGAGCCACCCCCGACCCATGTGCGCGCCGCGTTCGGTGCTCGTGGGGAGGAGGTCGAACTGCTGGATGGCGGACTCGCCTGGCGTTGCGGCGAAGAGGACGCGGTGCTGCTCAAACTCGCGGCGAACACGGCCGAGGCCGCCTGGGTGGCGCGAGTTCTGGACACGCTGGATCCGGAGGAGACGCGTCTGGCGCGGCCACTGCGGTCCACCGACGGGAGGTGGGTGGTTTCCGGGTGGTCCGCGCGGCGCGATCTCGTCGGACGTCCCGAACCGCGACACGACGAGGTCGTCGCGATGTCGCTGCGGTTGCACGCCGCGACCAGCCGCCTGGACAAACCGCGCTTCGTGGACTCCCGCCAGGACATCTACGCGCTCGCCGACCGGATGGCCTGGGGCGAGGCGAACATGTCGCTGTCCCCGGAGAAGGGCGGGCGGCTGTTCGACGTGCTGGCCACCTCGCGCAAGCAGGTCGCGCTGCGTCCGCAGGTGGTGCACGGCGACTTGTTCGGCAACGTGCTGTTCTCCGGAAACGCCCCACCCGGCCTGATCGACTTCGTCCCGTTCTGGCGCCCCGCGGAGTGGGCAGCGGCCGTGGTGGTGATCGACGCGCTGGCCTGGGGAGGCTCCGACCCGGCGATAGTGGAGCGCTGGTCGCATCTCGCGGAGTGGCCCCAGATGCTGTTGCGGGCGCTGCTGTTCCGCCTCGCGCTGCACGCGCTGCACCCGCGGGCGGGCACTGCCTCGCTCGGGGGGCTCGAGAGTGCCTCGCAGACGGTCCTGGAAGTTTTGTGA